The genomic stretch cccctttgaaacattgaagcttacgaggtatacacctcgggcaacaatatttgcaaaaagatctactctaagtgaggttctcgtaccgactcttacgaagtattcacctcgggagtccgtactactcaaccatcgtcctatcttatgttttttttcactctagactcgggtgtagagcctttcccacatggtttgcaatcaaaatccaagtacccaacacggtggaaccaatatacaacaaatatcaatataacaataaagatacTAAAAAGCAACGAATAAGGGAAAAGCcacaaaaattaaacaaacaaaggcacacaaacgtcctaactaggctcgactcacttagggattgtagtccccagcagagtcaccatctgtcgcacctcgaaaaatgtggggatacgacttcaaagcgaagcgcgatcgcacgctcgcaatgatgggctgaacagagtcgccaccaaattttatttattcctaaaaaggaaaggggaaatatcgataaaacccaagacaaaagaaaggataagatatggtcatcgcaaccaatatcagggttcgggagtcgattacgcaaggggaaggtgttagcacccctcacgtccgttgtactcaacgggaaccattaggtcagttgtgtgcgttagtgttagttaaaTATGTTAGGattttcgaattattaggtgggaaagaaagaaaggatgagaagaaaagtttttggatttttaactaaggactaaacctaagttttttattagtgggcctgacaagatttaaaaatcctgctcctacgtatctcaaaagagaaatcaaggcttacgtagttctgggtagaaaaatgtttgtttgtttgtcgattttagcgaaagctatactgtattaatcgacgaaaacattgttttacccaaaacagatgaggagtggacgcataccacacatcgaacggatttataaatctacattcggaaaagcggcatttatctctactcaacaatcgtggccgaaacattgttttgtatcacttaagacaatatatctttcatttatgaaaaagatttttgattaatcgcacggcggcgagaaaagagtttgatcggttggatgtattttgagtgatggcgaggacttggatgagcgagatatacatctcgaatcctagcctcaggagtgcacggtatacaccatgttccatttccatctttattgaaagaggttaagatgggaattaagtattttggaatttgattgagaaagggtttgaagaaaccgcattgacaattttagacgatggcgagagctaagattggcgaggcatacgtctcgaatcttaacctcaggagtgcatggtatacaccatgttccatttccacctttattgaaaaagtgttaaataagatttaagtatcttagatttgattgagaaagggtttgacgaaaccacattgacaattttaaatgatggcgagagttaagattggcgaggcatacgtctcgaatcttaacctcaggagtgcatggtatacaccatgttccatttccacctttattgagaaagtgttaaataagaattaagtattttgagttttgttgtgaaaaaaagacttgacactagatcaagtattgatggacgtttaagagaaatttgaatgagtaTTTGAGAGAAAATAAAGTGGATAAacttggatgatggcgagagctaggattggcgagatatacatctcgaatcctagtctcaggagtgcgcggtatacaccacgttccacttccatctttattgaaaaagtcttgactatgaattaatattttttgagtttttatcaggaaaaatggcttgacgttgaatcaagcatttgatgaaagtttgaaagaaatggaatagaatgggagGGAGAAATGGGTTggtttgtttattgagaaaatactcgacgttggatcgagtcatatttttgtgtttttttggaaatggttgattttattcttgtgttagtatctaactagacagtcaaacaaataaagaaataaaacagtacaaaattattacacatcgggggagtggggtacatcttgttaaatggggattcaaaaatcatgaaataattaaatcgggcccaaacaacaaataatgcgatgcatgagtgtaagtgcaagagaactggctcattgtaagaaagcccaagagtaagctatgtgaggttgatggcgatgcttaaaagcaatcgacttacaagggtatgaaaatgagctcgacattgaatcgagaaaaatgtgatttttaatagttcaaaatggttttgaatggatgatgaaattaaaaaaatcaaatttgTGCTATTAATcaataatgaaactatgagtataggagaaattataataaaacataaacataaaaaaaatgaatgctaaagaaataaaatgctatatatgggtatcgaacccactccactaaagactATGAAAataccctctctccactaggccatttATGATTAGTTATTATCTTAATACTAATTTAGATATATAAACCAAGATagattaaaaattagaattaaaaaataaaaactaagaTAAAAAACAGTCTGTTGGACTACCAAGAAAAAACAGCAGAAaattaaacccagccgcctggctgttgggttctaGAGTTAATGAATTGGGAAAAAACAAAACTTAATATACACTATTAAAAATAAGGGAATACTAAACGTACTAAATTTTCTAAATGATTTAAAAGtttgttgtttttctttttttttttaaataaataaaaaggaaAGAAAGTGGGAAAAACAGGAAACCAATACCCAGAAGTCCTTCATCGTCTTCACTCACGTAATCTCGTCCTCTCCCTCTCAAACGCTCGCCTCAATCTTACTCACACGCCTCTCAGGTCTCATGTCTCTCCTTCTCAAGCGCACACCATTCCGTTCCCAATCGCTCACATCTCACTCAATCTCTCTGAAACATGCAAGAATCCATGGCTAAAACAAAAAAGGGGCTCACCTTCGGTGGTGACGACGGTGACGATGAAGCCTAAACCTCACTCTTTCGCCTCTCTAATCCGGGTTTGTTTTGATTGTGGGGTTGGGGTTTTTGTTTCTCCGATTTCGTCCGCCTCTCTATTAGGGTTTCGTTTTTGACCTTTTTTCTCCGCCTCTCAATCGCCTCCTTTCTTTCCTATTTATCCTTTGCAGATTAGGGTTTGGGATTTGGTCTATGGAGATCAAAAGGGGTCTCTGCCAAAACACTTTTTGTGCTCAGTATCGGATTGGTCCCTTTGATGTTTGGATTTGGAACAGGTAATCTGAGCTCAAACTTTCTCTTTGAATTTTGTCTCTATTCCAATttgggaattttcttgaaatTTAACTGCTTTGCTATTTTgcttttactgcagtgaattcgGAGTATTGGTTTGATGATGCCGGCTGGAATGCGCTACCCTCACATGGCTTGTGTAGCTCCGAATCCTCTTCTATTTCCAGCTAATTCTGCACCCCTCAGCATCAATTTTAGCTCCTCTTCGGTTACATATGGCTCGCACAAACCGAGCCACCTCTGTGGCATTGTGAACCGCAATGTTTTTTGGAGTGATTTCAGTGAGAAGCAAAATGGCAACAGTCATCACTCCTGTTGCTGCACTAACACCAGCTCCACCAAATGCTGCAGTTGTTTTCACAGAAAAGCACACGATTGCATCAGAATGGTGCCAAAGTTGCTTCAAGATTGCATCATAAATCGAAAATTTGTTCTGGTTTGGTGTGTTTCTTGCAGGTCACAGGTCATCATTGGACATGGTTGTTGGTGTGTTGATTGCAGCAAGATTATTAGAACAAACTCTAAGAGACTCCTCCAAAATATTTAGCATCTTGGTCATAGTCAAAATCGTACTCTCACACCAAACTTCCtaacaacatcatcaacaatgTCTTCCAAAGGCCCCGGTATCTTCTCCGACATCGGAATATTATCCAAAGATATCCTTACCAAAGATTACAACTCCGATCAACGGTTCACAATATCCTCCTCCACCAACTCCGGCATCGATTTGCATTCAACGTTATTGAAGAGTAGAGGACCTTCCTCCGGTGATGTTGCTGCTCAAATTAACCACAAAAAGAATACTCTTCTTTTCAAAGTTGATACCGAATCAAGTGTGTTGACAACATTTACTCTCACAGATTTTTTGTCTTCTGCGAAAGCCGTTGCTTCTATTCGATTACCTTATTACAAATCCGGAAAGATTGAGGTTCAATATCTTCATGATCATGCTGGTTTTACTACTTCTGTTGTTTTAAATTGCAACCCTGCTATTGATTTTTCTGCGACAATTGGTACTCCTGGGATTGCATTTGGCGCGGAAACTAGCCACTCCACAAGTGTTGGGAAGCTTACAAAGTATAATGCTGGATTGTGTTTGAAGATGCCGAGTTCGCATGCTTCCACCCAATTTTCTGGAAGATTCAAAGACGGTGTTGATTGCTCAGTTAAGGATGCTTCTCAAGGTTTTTCCCGTTGACTCTTCCCGGTACTTTCATTATAATAGTAAAATGCACCACTCCCCGGATCTTTTGCTTCCACCTTCATGACAAACCATCCTGGAGGTAAGTTTTCATTTCCCCTAAGTTCAGCTGAAGTACCTTTAATATCTTTGGTATGTATATCATCTTTAAGAACACCCCGAGCTCTTAACTTCTGCTTGAGGAACTCGGGCAATTCTTTACCTGCAGATGTTTGCTCTGAATATCTATCAAATTTAGATTCGGGCAGACTGAATGCACTGTTGTCAGGGTCAGTGTTAAGCTTGGGAATATCATTATAGGCACCTCCACCAGGTACACAATATCCATTGCCTATTTCTGTGTTGACTTGTGGAAGTGCAGGTTTTCCACGCTTAAGAGCGATTTCAGACCTATGCTCAGTGGCCATATTCAAGAGATGTTCCTTCAAAGCATTGGGGTGATGACGGGCAGAGAATATGTCAAAATTATCCTTGGAAGGTGATGTGGTATTTGTCACCTCTCTCTGGGTCCTTATGATATTTTGAGTTGCAAGTTCTTGTTCGCGCAAAACGGCATCCTGAGCGGCAGCATCAATGTTAAATGGTAGCAGAGACTGAGAGCATTGAGTAGCATTAACAAGGGTTTGAGAAGAGAGGGTTCCTTGTTGATCTTGGGAATTCTCCATAATTTAATCACATCAATCAAAATCGAGTGTTAATGAGTGATTCCAAGTGTAGAAACGAGGATTGAGGATTGTGCTGCCAATGAGATTAGTAACTCTGAATTTGGTAGGCGGCAAAGTTGCTAGATTTAGGATTATTTGTGTTAGCTTTTTGTGTGTTGTATTGTCATGAAGGTTCTATTTTGTGAATTTGAAAATTGGATGTAACAAATGATAATCCGCTGTAATTTCGGGGATTGCCCAAGGTTGTGGCAGCTTTGAAATGTGAATGTGTTGGTTTGAATTTTGCATTTCGTTTCAAACATTGTAATCAAAGGTCCGTGGAATGACGCAATGGCTTTGGTTTGAATGAGTCATGGTTTGTAATTAGGATGCTTTTACTCGGTGAAATATGGTTTACTGTTGTAAAAATGGACGTGCATTTGGGAGAAACATGTATGTATGAATATGGTTTTGGAAATGCTTGAAAGCTAAATATTATTGAATGTTATGAAATGTGTGTATGTGCTATTTTGATTTGAGATGAACTATGGATGGAAGATGGATCATGTTTGGttataaaaatggatatggattttagaaataacCTGAGACTAATCACAATgtcaattaaaaataaaaaataaaaaccaataaaaatcaattaaaatcaaattaatctataatttgttaaaactactttgatgtcaaattctaacatttatttggaaactaaaaatcaattagaa from Lathyrus oleraceus cultivar Zhongwan6 chromosome 7, CAAS_Psat_ZW6_1.0, whole genome shotgun sequence encodes the following:
- the LOC127105047 gene encoding uncharacterized protein LOC127105047, translating into MENSQDQQGTLSSQTLVNATQCSQSLLPFNIDAAAQDAVLREQELATQNIIRTQREVTNTTSPSKDNFDIFSARHHPNALKEHLLNMATEHRSEIALKRGKPALPQVNTEIGNGYCVPGGGAYNDIPKLNTDPDNSAFSLPESKFDRYSEQTSAGKELPEFLKQKLRARGVLKDDIHTKDIKGTSAELRGNENLPPGWFVMKVEAKDPGSGAFYYYNESTGKSQREKP
- the LOC127101716 gene encoding mitochondrial outer membrane protein porin 2 → MSSKGPGIFSDIGILSKDILTKDYNSDQRFTISSSTNSGIDLHSTLLKSRGPSSGDVAAQINHKKNTLLFKVDTESSVLTTFTLTDFLSSAKAVASIRLPYYKSGKIEVQYLHDHAGFTTSVVLNCNPAIDFSATIGTPGIAFGAETSHSTSVGKLTKYNAGLCLKMPSSHASTQFSGRFKDGVD